The Deltaproteobacteria bacterium DNA window AGCCCCCGGAATAACTTCTTGCGCCTACGGCGTGCACACAACTCTAACGAGTTGTATGCACCACCCCAAAAAGAGGTATTTAAGAAAACAGCAAGATTGTGTGGGGCACCCGGGCATTTTCTATTCTGGCGAAAATTTCTAAAAGAGACGGGTGAAGATTTTTCCCCAAGCGGTCATTTTTCTTTCAGTTGACCTCAAGCCGCCGTATATGTGTATAAGCGGCCAAAGTTCGGTCCTTCTCACGGCTGACCAGGGTGATGTTCAAGGATTTGGCGGCCTCGATCGCCAGGGTGGTGGGGTTGGAGAAGCAGAGGAAGAGCGGGATGCCCGCCCGGGCCGTTTTGAGAATCATCTCCAGACTCGCCCGTCCGCTGAGCACCACAAACTTATCATGAAAATGCACATTTTTTTGGAGGCAGTAACCGATAACCTTGTCGAGCGCGTTATGCCGGCCCACATCCTCAAAACAGCAGATAAATGAGCCGTCAGACTCATACATGGCCGCAGCGTGTACTCCCTGTGTCTGTTCATACAGAGGCTGGCGCTGTCTCAGATCGGTCAGCAGATCAGTCAAGGTTTCCCACAGAAAGTGCTGCTGACTGCCTACACGCCTGATACCCCGGCCGACCTGATCCAGGTTTTCCTTGCCGCAAAGTCCGCAGCTCGAAAGAGAAAGGGATAGTCGTTCGGGCAAGGTCTTTCGGTTCTCCAAGCCCGGGAGTTTCACATGGGCCTCAAGTCCATTCATCCCGAGTAGCCCTGGTCCTTTTTTGATTGCCAGGCTGGCAATCTGGGAAGGAGTATCAATCAACCCTTCTGTATAAAGAAAACCGACCACCAGTTCCTGTTCCTGTCCCGGCGTCTGCATGAGCAGGCTGAAT harbors:
- the fdhD gene encoding formate dehydrogenase accessory sulfurtransferase FdhD produces the protein MSPSRQIRHENFRDGMVHHRLRYLAEETALEIIINDLPFSLLMQTPGQEQELVVGFLYTEGLIDTPSQIASLAIKKGPGLLGMNGLEAHVKLPGLENRKTLPERLSLSLSSCGLCGKENLDQVGRGIRRVGSQQHFLWETLTDLLTDLRQRQPLYEQTQGVHAAAMYESDGSFICCFEDVGRHNALDKVIGYCLQKNVHFHDKFVVLSGRASLEMILKTARAGIPLFLCFSNPTTLAIEAAKSLNITLVSREKDRTLAAYTHIRRLEVN